A window of the Streptomyces formicae genome harbors these coding sequences:
- a CDS encoding LacI family DNA-binding transcriptional regulator, producing MSQTPRHSAERSVPTSADVARLAGVSRATVSYVLNNTSAVRISEPTRRRVREAAEELGYVPHAAARTLRAGHTRIVLLPTAHIPVGPLYSRFISELQWALRRLDYTVVQYGSLGLDGDAAARAWAELRPVAVLSLGEIALTAQNVEVLKRSGAKAVITLGPQHVEGAHSLVMDQREVGVRAAEHLLERGRRRIGVVVPEEQGLDLFSAPRLAGVRQVAEPAGATVLPVPLAYEEEAADALAARWRGLGLDAVYAYNDEYAMLLMRSLQDAGIAVPDETAVIGADDLLLGRLLRPRLSTVRIDMVTGQLLAELVDRAVRDPTGVPERHDLMGAEVVRREST from the coding sequence ATGAGCCAGACACCCAGACACTCAGCAGAACGTTCCGTTCCGACCAGTGCCGATGTCGCCAGGCTGGCCGGAGTCTCCAGGGCCACCGTCTCGTACGTACTGAACAACACCTCGGCGGTGCGGATCAGCGAACCCACCCGCCGCCGGGTACGCGAGGCCGCGGAGGAGCTGGGCTACGTGCCGCACGCCGCGGCCCGCACGCTGCGCGCGGGCCACACCCGCATCGTGCTGCTGCCCACCGCCCATATCCCCGTGGGCCCTCTCTACAGCCGTTTCATCAGCGAACTCCAGTGGGCGCTGCGGCGCCTCGACTACACCGTGGTGCAGTACGGCAGCCTCGGCCTGGACGGCGATGCCGCGGCCCGCGCCTGGGCGGAGCTGCGTCCCGTCGCCGTGCTCTCGCTGGGCGAGATCGCGCTCACCGCGCAGAACGTCGAGGTGCTCAAGCGCTCCGGCGCCAAGGCGGTGATAACGCTCGGCCCACAGCACGTCGAGGGCGCGCACTCCCTCGTCATGGACCAGCGCGAGGTGGGCGTGCGCGCCGCGGAGCACCTGCTGGAGCGCGGGCGCCGCCGCATCGGCGTCGTCGTGCCCGAGGAGCAGGGGCTCGACCTCTTCTCCGCACCCCGCCTGGCCGGTGTCCGGCAGGTCGCCGAGCCTGCCGGGGCGACGGTCCTGCCCGTTCCGCTCGCGTACGAGGAGGAGGCCGCGGACGCGCTCGCGGCGCGCTGGCGCGGTCTCGGCCTGGACGCCGTGTACGCGTACAACGACGAGTACGCCATGCTCCTGATGCGCTCGCTCCAGGACGCGGGCATCGCCGTTCCGGACGAGACCGCGGTGATCGGCGCCGACGATCTGCTGCTCGGCAGACTGCTGCGCCCCCGGCTCAGCACGGTGCGGATCGACATGGTCACGGGACAGCTGCTGGCCGAGCTCGTCGACCGCGCCGTACGCGACCCCACAGGCGTGCCGGAGCGGCACGACCTCATGGGGGCCGAGGTGGTCCGGCGCGAGTCCACCTGA
- a CDS encoding alpha/beta fold hydrolase, whose product MQLHTHTWGEGDRVALLIHGIMADHRTWRRVGPALAGKGYRVIAVDLRGHGASGRAGSYTAQDFADDMVDALPRGAELAVGHSLGGLALSLAVERLAPQRAVYSDPAWHLDSPLGALADFKATATREDIVALNPRWASEDVDIEMETLAAWDESSAYGLSGSVGVDLVPARPVVPSLVQLADPSRLVSPERAEVLRARGFEIRTVEGAGHTIHRDDFDGFMSSLDGWI is encoded by the coding sequence GTGCAACTCCACACCCACACCTGGGGCGAGGGCGACCGCGTCGCGCTCCTGATCCACGGCATCATGGCCGACCACCGCACCTGGCGCAGGGTCGGTCCCGCGCTCGCCGGCAAGGGCTACCGCGTGATCGCCGTCGACCTGCGCGGACACGGCGCGAGCGGCCGCGCGGGCTCGTACACCGCGCAGGACTTCGCCGACGACATGGTGGACGCACTCCCCCGCGGCGCCGAACTGGCCGTCGGGCACTCACTCGGCGGTCTCGCGCTCTCCCTCGCCGTGGAACGGCTCGCGCCGCAGCGCGCCGTGTACTCCGATCCGGCCTGGCATCTCGACTCGCCGCTCGGGGCCCTGGCCGACTTCAAGGCGACGGCCACGCGGGAGGACATCGTCGCGCTCAACCCCCGGTGGGCGAGCGAGGACGTGGACATCGAGATGGAGACGCTCGCGGCCTGGGACGAGTCGTCGGCGTACGGACTGTCGGGCTCCGTGGGGGTGGATCTCGTGCCGGCGCGGCCCGTCGTGCCCTCACTCGTCCAACTCGCCGACCCCAGCCGCCTGGTCTCGCCGGAGCGGGCCGAGGTGCTGCGGGCCCGCGGCTTCGAGATCCGCACGGTCGAGGGCGCGGGGCACACGATCCACCGTGACGACTTCGACGGCTTCATGTCGTCGCTGGACGGCTGGATCTGA
- the egtD gene encoding L-histidine N(alpha)-methyltransferase — MSPYQLTRILPDDAMGAALRADVLHGLTRTPKELPPKWFYDARGSELFEEITRLPEYYPTRAEREILLARSAEIAAATGARTLVELGSGSSEKTRHLLEALTELHSYIPVDVSESALAGAAEALLAEHPDLHVHAMIADFTRSISLPETPGPRLVAFLGGTIGNLLPGERHEFLRSVRAMLAPGDALLLGTDLVKEESVLVAAYDDAAGVTAEFNRNVLAVINRELDADFDPDAFVHVARWNAEEEWIEMRLRARQALTVKIPELDLVVPFEAGEEIRTEVSAKFRQERVRTELADAGLKLAEWWTDGEGRFALSLSTAV; from the coding sequence GTGAGCCCGTACCAGCTGACCCGCATCCTGCCCGACGACGCCATGGGCGCCGCGCTGCGCGCCGATGTGCTCCACGGGCTGACCCGCACCCCCAAGGAACTGCCGCCCAAGTGGTTCTACGACGCCCGCGGCAGTGAGCTCTTCGAGGAGATCACCCGGCTGCCCGAGTACTACCCGACCCGTGCCGAGCGCGAGATCCTGCTCGCCCGCTCGGCGGAGATCGCCGCCGCGACCGGCGCCCGCACCCTGGTGGAGCTGGGATCCGGTTCGTCCGAGAAGACCCGCCATCTGCTCGAAGCGCTCACGGAGCTGCACAGCTACATCCCGGTCGACGTGAGCGAGAGCGCCCTGGCCGGCGCCGCCGAGGCGCTGCTGGCCGAGCATCCGGACCTCCATGTCCACGCCATGATCGCCGACTTCACCCGCAGCATCTCCCTGCCGGAGACACCCGGCCCCCGGCTGGTGGCGTTCCTCGGCGGCACGATCGGCAATCTGCTGCCCGGCGAGCGGCACGAGTTCCTGCGCTCGGTGCGCGCGATGCTGGCGCCCGGGGACGCCCTGCTGCTCGGCACGGACCTGGTGAAGGAGGAGTCGGTACTGGTCGCGGCGTACGACGACGCGGCCGGTGTCACCGCCGAGTTCAACCGTAATGTGCTGGCCGTGATCAACAGGGAACTGGACGCCGACTTCGATCCGGACGCCTTCGTCCATGTGGCGCGGTGGAACGCCGAGGAGGAGTGGATCGAGATGCGGCTGCGCGCCCGGCAGGCGCTGACCGTCAAGATCCCGGAGTTGGACCTGGTGGTGCCGTTCGAGGCGGGTGAGGAGATCCGTACGGAGGTGTCGGCGAAGTTCCGTCAGGAAAGGGTGCGGACCGAACTCGCGGACGCCGGGCTGAAGTTGGCGGAGTGGTGGACGGACGGGGAGGGCAGGTTCGCGCTGTCCTTGTCGACGGCGGTGTGA
- a CDS encoding GNAT family N-acetyltransferase, with product MPASPAVAPAPLVPAPQVAEEPRYVVTIARDQDDVRAAQRLRHQVFAGEMGARLEGPEPGLDIDAFDAYCDHILVRHEETGEVVGTYRVLPPERAKAAGRLYSETEFDLARLAPIRDDLVEVGRSCVHPAHRNGAVIALVWAGLARYMTRTGHTWLAGCCSVPLADGGSLAAATWDTVKAKHLAPEEYWVTPHKLWTADGIARPEGRTELPPLLRGYLRLGAWVCGAPAHDPDFGVADLYVLLSLRRTNPRYLRHFLSLAPVK from the coding sequence ATGCCCGCATCGCCCGCCGTCGCCCCCGCACCACTCGTCCCGGCACCACAGGTGGCCGAGGAGCCCCGCTACGTGGTCACCATCGCCCGCGACCAGGACGACGTCCGCGCCGCGCAGCGCCTGCGCCACCAGGTCTTCGCCGGAGAGATGGGCGCCCGGCTCGAGGGTCCCGAGCCGGGCCTCGACATCGACGCGTTCGACGCGTACTGCGACCACATCCTCGTACGCCACGAGGAGACCGGCGAGGTCGTCGGCACCTACCGGGTGCTGCCGCCCGAGCGCGCGAAGGCCGCCGGTCGGCTCTACTCCGAGACCGAGTTCGACCTCGCCCGTCTCGCGCCCATCCGCGACGACCTCGTCGAGGTCGGCCGCTCCTGCGTCCACCCCGCGCACCGCAACGGCGCCGTCATCGCGCTGGTCTGGGCCGGCCTCGCCCGCTACATGACCCGCACCGGCCACACGTGGCTGGCCGGCTGCTGCTCCGTCCCGCTCGCCGACGGCGGCAGCCTCGCGGCCGCCACCTGGGACACGGTCAAGGCCAAGCACCTCGCCCCCGAGGAGTACTGGGTCACCCCGCACAAGCTCTGGACCGCCGACGGCATCGCCCGCCCCGAGGGCCGCACCGAGCTGCCCCCGCTGCTGCGCGGCTACCTCCGCCTCGGCGCCTGGGTGTGCGGCGCGCCCGCCCACGACCCCGACTTCGGCGTCGCCGACCTGTACGTGCTGCTGTCGCTGCGCCGCACCAACCCCCGCTACCTCCGCCACTTCCTCTCCCTGGCCCCGGTGAAATGA
- a CDS encoding lysophospholipid acyltransferase family protein produces the protein MSVWLPTAPCTPAGCATPQWPTVGRFTAVFRLVTGAAAVLVGVLLAPLAIPLTAAGRAGLVSLWCRTVIRAFGVRVRIVGSPVSAGAGGTLVVPNHISWLDIPLVAAVLPGRMLAKREVRQWPVLGPVAGFGGTLFVDRDRLRALPGVVRTMADALRAGSRVIVFPEGSTWCGREKGRFRNAAFQSALDAGAAVQPVRIAYGPVGAAAFVGEDALAASLWRVATAAGLTAEIRVLPPIPAGSHADRRSLARAAHRAVAGDAAATFAHTAVDKDSANLPSPSVHHSANFSPASASSVRTLS, from the coding sequence ATGAGCGTCTGGCTGCCCACCGCGCCCTGCACCCCGGCCGGCTGCGCCACGCCCCAGTGGCCCACGGTCGGCCGGTTCACGGCGGTCTTCCGCCTGGTCACAGGCGCAGCGGCGGTCCTCGTCGGCGTGCTCCTGGCGCCCCTGGCGATACCCCTGACCGCGGCGGGCCGCGCCGGCCTGGTCAGCCTGTGGTGCCGTACGGTGATCCGCGCTTTCGGCGTCCGGGTGCGCATCGTGGGCAGCCCGGTGAGCGCGGGCGCGGGCGGCACGCTCGTCGTCCCCAATCACATCTCGTGGCTCGACATCCCCCTCGTCGCCGCCGTACTGCCCGGACGCATGCTCGCCAAGCGCGAGGTGCGCCAGTGGCCGGTGCTCGGACCGGTCGCCGGCTTCGGCGGGACCCTGTTCGTGGACCGCGACCGGCTGCGGGCGCTGCCCGGCGTCGTCAGGACCATGGCCGACGCGCTCAGGGCCGGCTCACGGGTGATCGTCTTCCCCGAGGGGTCCACCTGGTGCGGCCGCGAGAAGGGCCGTTTCCGCAACGCCGCCTTCCAGTCGGCGCTGGACGCGGGCGCGGCCGTACAGCCCGTGCGGATCGCCTACGGGCCCGTCGGGGCCGCCGCCTTCGTCGGTGAGGACGCACTCGCCGCCTCGCTGTGGCGGGTCGCGACGGCCGCCGGGCTGACCGCGGAGATCAGGGTCCTGCCCCCGATCCCCGCAGGCAGCCACGCCGACCGCCGCTCACTCGCCCGCGCCGCCCACCGTGCGGTGGCCGGCGACGCAGCCGCGACGTTCGCTCACACCGCCGTCGACAAGGACAGCGCGAACCTGCCCTCCCCGTCCGTCCACCACTCCGCCAACTTCAGCCCGGCGTCCGCGAGTTCGGTCCGCACCCTTTCCTGA
- the egtA gene encoding ergothioneine biosynthesis glutamate--cysteine ligase EgtA, with the protein MAAPDYGGGEQGGSGPPLTGGSPLTEDDAEELLRCICFKTGPPRTVGVELEWLVHELHNPALPVAADRLDRAFAGLRDVPLASALTFEPGGQLELSSPPAASLMECIDSTSADLAAVRTALGASGLALTGFGHDPWHPPRRLLREPRYDAMEAFLDRTGSAGRSMMCSSASVQVCLDAGFEEPGPLGLGRRWQLAHLLGAVLVAVFANSPAGAGRLTGWRSTRQALWADLDPRRALAPAAGLPPRDAWAAHVLDTPVMCVRAEEGPWHVPDRLTFREWLRDGTGSGATRPPTRADLEYHITTLFPPVRPRGHLELRMIDAQPGEDGWIVPLAVTMALFDDPEAAETAYRTVKPLAELAGALPAPRNPLWHEAARHGLTDPELHTAAVSCFAVAREALPRLGASTAVQEAVASFHERYVLLGRCPADDFSLRSKEIRS; encoded by the coding sequence ATGGCAGCACCCGACTACGGGGGCGGCGAGCAGGGCGGCAGCGGTCCGCCTCTCACCGGAGGCTCGCCTCTCACCGAGGACGACGCCGAGGAGCTGCTGCGATGTATCTGCTTCAAGACGGGCCCGCCCCGCACCGTCGGGGTCGAACTCGAATGGCTCGTCCATGAACTGCACAACCCCGCACTGCCCGTCGCGGCGGACCGGCTCGACCGGGCCTTCGCCGGCCTCCGGGACGTTCCCCTCGCCTCGGCACTGACCTTCGAGCCAGGCGGTCAGCTGGAGCTCAGCTCGCCGCCCGCCGCGTCGCTGATGGAGTGCATCGACTCCACCTCGGCGGATCTCGCGGCCGTCCGGACCGCGCTCGGCGCGTCCGGCCTCGCTCTGACCGGTTTCGGCCACGATCCCTGGCATCCTCCGCGCCGACTGCTGCGCGAGCCCCGGTACGACGCCATGGAGGCGTTCCTCGACCGCACCGGCTCCGCGGGGCGCTCGATGATGTGCTCCTCCGCGTCCGTACAGGTGTGCCTGGACGCGGGGTTCGAGGAGCCGGGCCCACTGGGGCTCGGCAGACGCTGGCAGTTGGCGCATCTGCTCGGCGCCGTGCTGGTGGCGGTCTTCGCCAACTCCCCGGCCGGAGCGGGCCGGCTCACGGGCTGGCGGTCCACCCGGCAGGCCCTGTGGGCGGATCTGGACCCGAGACGGGCGCTCGCGCCCGCCGCCGGCCTGCCGCCGCGCGACGCGTGGGCCGCGCACGTGCTCGACACCCCGGTGATGTGCGTCCGCGCCGAGGAAGGACCGTGGCACGTGCCGGACCGGCTCACGTTCCGTGAGTGGCTGCGGGACGGTACGGGGTCCGGGGCCACGAGGCCGCCCACGCGCGCCGATCTCGAATACCACATCACGACGCTCTTCCCGCCCGTGCGCCCGCGGGGCCATCTCGAACTGCGCATGATCGACGCCCAGCCCGGCGAGGACGGCTGGATCGTGCCGCTCGCCGTCACCATGGCGCTGTTCGACGACCCCGAGGCCGCGGAGACCGCGTACCGCACGGTCAAACCGCTCGCCGAGCTCGCCGGGGCGCTGCCCGCGCCGCGCAATCCGCTCTGGCACGAGGCCGCCCGCCACGGACTCACCGACCCTGAACTGCACACCGCGGCCGTCAGCTGTTTCGCCGTCGCGCGCGAGGCCCTGCCCCGGCTGGGCGCGTCCACGGCCGTCCAGGAGGCGGTGGCCTCGTTCCACGAGCGCTATGTCCTGCTGGGCCGCTGTCCCGCCGACGACTTCTCGCTCCGCAGCAAGGAGATCCGTTCATGA
- the egtC gene encoding ergothioneine biosynthesis protein EgtC — MCRHIAFLGPQTALGELLVQPPHALLRQSWAPRRQRYGTVNADGFGVGWYADGDPVPGRYRRQGPVWGDRSFADLCRVVRSGALLGAVRDATEAGADGEAAAAPFAAGPWLFSHNGAVKGWPGSVAPLAATLPAAELLSLEARSDSALVWALVLHRLREGDALGDALAATVLEVAEAAPGSRLNLLLTDGATIAATAWGDTLWYLAEPGHASAPEVNRAQEPRAVVASEPYDDDRRWCEVPDRTLIVATRTDVLPTPLKEPPA, encoded by the coding sequence ATGTGCCGGCACATCGCCTTTCTCGGGCCGCAGACGGCGCTGGGTGAGCTGCTGGTGCAGCCGCCGCACGCGCTGCTGCGGCAGTCCTGGGCGCCGCGCCGGCAGCGGTACGGGACGGTGAACGCCGACGGGTTCGGCGTCGGCTGGTACGCCGACGGCGACCCCGTGCCGGGCCGCTACCGCCGCCAGGGCCCGGTCTGGGGCGACCGGTCCTTCGCCGATCTGTGCCGCGTCGTGCGCAGCGGGGCGCTGCTCGGCGCTGTCCGTGACGCGACGGAGGCGGGCGCGGACGGCGAGGCGGCGGCAGCGCCCTTCGCCGCCGGGCCGTGGCTGTTCAGCCACAACGGCGCCGTGAAGGGCTGGCCGGGCTCGGTCGCGCCGCTGGCCGCCACGCTCCCGGCCGCCGAGCTGCTGTCGCTGGAGGCGCGGAGCGACTCCGCGCTGGTGTGGGCGCTCGTGCTGCACCGGCTGCGCGAGGGCGACGCACTCGGCGACGCGCTCGCCGCGACCGTGCTGGAGGTCGCCGAGGCGGCCCCGGGGTCCCGGCTGAACCTGCTGCTGACCGACGGCGCGACGATCGCGGCGACCGCCTGGGGCGACACGCTCTGGTACCTCGCCGAGCCCGGCCACGCGAGCGCCCCGGAGGTGAACCGGGCCCAGGAACCCCGCGCCGTCGTGGCGTCCGAGCCCTACGACGACGACCGCCGCTGGTGCGAAGTGCCCGACCGCACGCTGATCGTGGCGACCCGCACCGATGTCCTGCCGACCCCGCTCAAGGAGCCGCCTGCGTGA
- a CDS encoding TIGR02452 family protein — MSARLRGIAKQTQAIVDEGRYQAPGGHVVTIGGDLSAAVGGTRMFGPGPVPVVPDTDRFSVCEVTGESSLEAARRLLARDPAPVAVLNFASARNPGGGYLNGAQAQEEALCRASALYTTLLRAPEFYEHHRADRSPFYSDRVIHSPAVPVFRDDRGSLLDTPYTAGFLTSPAPNAGVILSRTPADAARIPAALASRAERVLETAAATGYRRLVLGAWGCGVFRNDPAQVASAFRRLLRDGGRFSGHFDEIVFAVLDRTRGRGTLGAFREVFAEA, encoded by the coding sequence ATGAGTGCACGTTTGCGGGGGATCGCGAAGCAGACCCAGGCGATCGTCGACGAAGGTCGCTACCAGGCCCCGGGCGGCCACGTGGTGACGATCGGCGGGGACCTGTCCGCCGCGGTCGGGGGGACACGGATGTTCGGGCCCGGGCCCGTGCCGGTGGTCCCCGACACGGACCGTTTCAGCGTATGCGAGGTCACGGGGGAGAGCAGCCTGGAGGCCGCTCGGCGCCTGCTGGCCCGGGATCCGGCCCCTGTCGCGGTCCTGAACTTCGCCTCGGCCCGCAATCCCGGCGGCGGATACCTGAACGGCGCACAGGCGCAGGAGGAGGCGCTCTGCCGGGCCTCGGCGCTCTACACCACGCTTCTGCGCGCCCCCGAGTTCTACGAACACCACCGGGCGGACCGCAGTCCCTTCTACTCCGACCGGGTGATCCACTCTCCCGCCGTCCCCGTCTTCCGCGACGACAGGGGCAGCCTCCTCGACACGCCGTACACGGCCGGCTTCCTCACCTCTCCCGCCCCGAACGCGGGCGTCATCCTCAGCCGCACCCCGGCCGACGCCGCCCGCATACCGGCCGCCCTCGCCTCCCGCGCCGAGCGCGTCCTGGAGACCGCCGCCGCGACCGGGTACCGCCGGCTGGTGCTCGGCGCCTGGGGCTGCGGGGTCTTCCGCAACGACCCGGCCCAGGTCGCGTCCGCGTTCCGGCGCCTGCTCAGGGACGGCGGACGGTTCTCCGGCCACTTCGACGAGATCGTCTTCGCGGTCCTGGACCGCACGCGGGGGCGGGGCACGCTGGGAGCCTTCCGGGAGGTGTTCGCCGAGGCGTGA
- the egtB gene encoding ergothioneine biosynthesis protein EgtB, producing the protein MNKPHDSQVATDEVSDDVSHVSDPTQVSDLTQVSDLNRVSDLNRVSDAVLRHRALEALTTARARTVLLTTCVDDDELTTQHSPLMSPLVWDLAHIGNQEEQWLLRAVAGREAIRPEIDSVYDAFEHPRAERPSLPLLSPAESRTYASDVRGRVLDVLDRHPLHGGPLVDAGFAFGMIAQHEQQHDETMLITHQLRRGPAALDAPEPPRGSTVGLPAEVLVPEGPFTMGTSTEPWALDNERPAHHRHLPAYFIDATPVTNAAYQAFIADGGYTDERWWAPDGWDQIRRHGIGAPLFWRREGGQWLRRRFGVTEPVPEDEPVLHVSWYEADAYARWAGRRLPTEAEWEKAARHDPVSGRSRRYPWGDEDPAPDRANLGQRHLRPAPAGAYPQGASPLGVRQLIGDVWEWTSSDFLPYPGFAAFPYREYSEVFFGPEHKVLRGGSFAVDPVACRGTFRNWDLPVRRQIFSGFRTARDV; encoded by the coding sequence ATGAACAAGCCACACGACTCCCAGGTGGCGACCGACGAGGTGTCCGACGACGTGTCCCACGTGTCCGACCCGACCCAGGTGTCCGACCTGACCCAGGTGTCCGACCTGAACCGGGTGTCCGACCTGAACCGGGTGTCCGACGCCGTGCTCAGGCACCGCGCCCTGGAGGCGCTGACGACCGCCCGCGCCCGCACCGTCCTGCTCACCACCTGCGTCGACGACGACGAACTGACCACGCAGCACTCGCCGTTGATGTCGCCGCTCGTCTGGGACCTGGCCCACATCGGCAACCAGGAGGAGCAGTGGCTGCTGCGGGCGGTCGCGGGCCGTGAGGCGATACGCCCGGAGATCGACTCCGTGTACGACGCCTTCGAGCACCCCCGCGCCGAACGGCCCTCGCTGCCGCTGCTCTCCCCCGCCGAGTCCCGGACCTACGCCTCCGACGTGCGTGGCAGGGTCCTCGACGTCCTCGACCGGCACCCGCTGCACGGCGGCCCGCTCGTCGACGCGGGGTTCGCCTTCGGCATGATCGCGCAGCACGAGCAGCAGCACGACGAGACGATGCTGATCACCCATCAGCTGCGCCGCGGCCCCGCCGCCCTCGACGCGCCGGAGCCGCCCCGCGGCAGCACCGTCGGTCTGCCCGCCGAAGTGCTGGTCCCGGAGGGCCCGTTCACCATGGGCACCTCCACGGAGCCCTGGGCGCTCGACAACGAGCGGCCCGCGCACCACCGCCACCTCCCGGCGTACTTCATCGACGCCACGCCCGTCACCAACGCCGCCTACCAGGCGTTCATCGCGGACGGCGGCTACACCGACGAGCGCTGGTGGGCCCCGGACGGCTGGGACCAGATCCGCAGGCACGGCATCGGGGCCCCGCTGTTCTGGCGCCGCGAGGGCGGCCAGTGGCTGCGCCGCCGCTTCGGCGTGACCGAGCCGGTGCCGGAGGACGAGCCCGTCCTGCACGTCAGCTGGTACGAGGCCGACGCGTACGCCCGCTGGGCGGGGCGGAGGCTGCCGACGGAGGCCGAGTGGGAGAAGGCCGCCCGGCACGACCCGGTGTCCGGGCGCTCGCGGCGCTATCCGTGGGGCGACGAGGACCCGGCCCCGGACCGCGCCAATCTGGGCCAGCGCCATCTGCGGCCCGCGCCCGCCGGGGCGTACCCGCAGGGTGCGTCCCCGCTGGGGGTACGGCAGCTGATCGGCGACGTCTGGGAGTGGACGTCGAGCGACTTCCTGCCCTATCCGGGCTTCGCGGCGTTCCCGTACCGCGAGTACTCCGAGGTCTTCTTCGGCCCGGAGCACAAGGTGCTGCGCGGTGGTTCCTTCGCGGTGGACCCGGTGGCGTGCCGTGGCACGTTCCGCAACTGGGACCTGCCGGTGCGCCGCCAGATCTTCTCCGGGTTCCGCACCGCGAGGGACGTGTGA
- a CDS encoding ArsR/SmtB family transcription factor translates to MVSEERKRVLDPERDTAALKALTHPLRIRLLGLLRLEGPGTASEMAVRTGESSASTSYHLRVLAKHGFVAEAEHRDGRERRWRAMHELTSWSNEAMEASDETRAFVSASRSAQLTHLEQTLARYVEDSTAGRLGPEWVEPSGITDVVLQLTPDSLTELWAEFGRKAGELAARDADDPRARQVVLLYAGLPLAGRSTATGQDGAAEEDAR, encoded by the coding sequence ATGGTCAGCGAAGAGCGCAAACGCGTGCTCGATCCCGAGCGCGACACGGCGGCCCTGAAGGCCCTCACCCACCCGCTGCGGATCCGGCTGCTCGGCCTGCTGCGGCTGGAAGGCCCCGGCACCGCCAGCGAAATGGCCGTGCGCACCGGCGAGTCGTCCGCCTCCACCAGCTACCACCTGCGCGTGCTCGCCAAGCACGGCTTCGTCGCCGAGGCCGAGCACCGCGACGGGCGCGAGCGGCGGTGGCGGGCGATGCATGAGCTGACCTCCTGGAGCAACGAGGCCATGGAGGCGTCCGATGAGACCCGGGCCTTCGTCTCCGCGAGCCGCTCGGCACAGCTCACCCATCTCGAGCAGACGCTCGCGCGGTACGTGGAGGACTCGACGGCAGGGCGGCTCGGCCCCGAGTGGGTCGAGCCGTCCGGCATCACCGACGTCGTGCTCCAGCTGACCCCGGACTCCCTGACCGAGCTGTGGGCGGAGTTCGGGCGGAAGGCCGGCGAACTGGCGGCGCGGGACGCGGACGACCCGCGCGCCCGTCAGGTCGTGCTCCTCTATGCCGGGCTGCCGCTCGCGGGGCGGAGCACCGCCACCGGGCAGGACGGCGCGGCCGAGGAGGACGCCCGGTGA